The Flavobacterium piscisymbiosum genome includes a region encoding these proteins:
- the htpG gene encoding molecular chaperone HtpG, with protein MTTGKINVSVENIFPLIKKFLYSDHEIFLRELISNGTDATLKLKHLISIGEAKVEYGNPFIEVKIDKEGKKIHIIDQGLGMTAHEVEKYINQVAFSGAEEFLDKYKDSAKDSGIIGHFGLGFYSAFMVAEKVEIITKSYKDEPAAHWTCDGSPEFTLEPADKTSRGTEIILHIAEDSLEFLEDSKISGLLNKYNKFMPIPIKFGTRTETLPKPEDAPEDYVNETLEVDNIINNPNPAWTKQPTELSDEDYKNFYRELYPMQFEDPLFHIHLNVDYPFNLTGILYFPKLGSDMQIQKDKIQLYQNQVYVTDNVEGIVPEFLTMLKGVIDSPDIPLNVSRSGLQADGAVKKISNYITRKVADKLKALFNENRADFEAKWNDIKIVLEYGMLSEDKFYEKAGAFVLYPTVDDTYFTLEELKEKLKENQTDKDGKLVVLYAGNKEAQHSYIETAKEKGYEVLLLDSPIISHLIQKIEGDNKDVTFVRVDSDHIDNLIKKDENTISKLSDEEKETLKTSLEAYIPKAYSVQLEAMDSQAAPFIITQPEFMRRMKEMSQSGGGGMFGMGNMPEMYNLVVNTNSDLATNILNTEDKTHQEHLVKQALDLAKLSQNLLKGEALTAFVKRSFEMIK; from the coding sequence ATGACAACAGGTAAAATTAATGTTTCGGTAGAAAACATCTTTCCCTTAATCAAAAAGTTCTTGTATAGCGATCACGAAATCTTTTTACGTGAGTTAATTTCGAACGGAACCGATGCTACTTTAAAATTAAAACATTTAATTAGTATTGGTGAAGCTAAAGTTGAATACGGAAATCCTTTTATCGAAGTAAAAATCGATAAAGAAGGAAAAAAAATTCACATTATCGACCAGGGTCTGGGTATGACAGCTCATGAAGTAGAAAAATACATTAATCAGGTTGCTTTTTCAGGAGCTGAAGAATTCCTTGACAAATACAAAGATTCTGCTAAAGATTCCGGAATTATTGGTCATTTTGGTCTTGGATTCTATTCCGCATTTATGGTTGCTGAAAAAGTAGAAATCATCACTAAATCATACAAAGATGAACCAGCTGCACACTGGACTTGTGACGGAAGCCCTGAATTTACTTTAGAGCCGGCTGACAAAACTTCACGTGGTACAGAAATCATCCTGCATATTGCCGAAGATTCTCTTGAATTTTTAGAAGATTCAAAAATCAGCGGATTATTAAACAAGTATAATAAGTTTATGCCTATTCCGATTAAATTCGGAACAAGAACAGAAACACTTCCAAAACCGGAAGATGCTCCTGAAGATTACGTAAACGAAACTCTTGAAGTAGACAATATCATCAACAACCCTAATCCGGCATGGACTAAACAACCAACCGAATTATCTGATGAAGATTATAAAAACTTCTACAGAGAATTGTATCCAATGCAATTTGAAGATCCTTTGTTTCACATTCATTTAAATGTAGACTATCCATTCAACTTAACCGGAATCTTGTATTTCCCTAAGTTAGGATCTGATATGCAAATTCAGAAAGATAAAATTCAATTGTACCAAAACCAGGTGTACGTTACCGATAACGTAGAAGGAATTGTACCTGAATTTTTGACAATGCTAAAAGGAGTTATCGACTCACCGGATATCCCGTTGAACGTTTCTCGTTCAGGATTACAAGCGGATGGCGCGGTGAAGAAAATCTCTAACTATATTACTCGTAAAGTAGCAGATAAACTAAAAGCTTTATTCAACGAAAACCGTGCTGATTTTGAAGCTAAATGGAACGATATTAAAATCGTTTTAGAGTACGGAATGCTCTCTGAAGATAAATTCTATGAAAAAGCGGGTGCATTTGTTTTATATCCAACCGTTGATGATACTTACTTTACTCTTGAAGAATTAAAAGAGAAATTAAAAGAAAACCAAACGGATAAAGACGGAAAACTGGTAGTTCTTTATGCAGGAAATAAAGAAGCACAACACTCTTATATTGAAACAGCGAAAGAAAAAGGATACGAAGTATTACTTTTAGATTCTCCTATTATCTCGCACTTGATTCAAAAAATTGAAGGAGATAATAAAGATGTAACTTTTGTACGTGTAGATTCTGATCATATTGATAATCTGATCAAAAAAGATGAGAACACGATTTCTAAATTATCTGATGAAGAAAAAGAAACTTTAAAAACTTCATTAGAAGCTTATATCCCTAAAGCGTATAGTGTACAACTAGAAGCTATGGATAGCCAGGCGGCGCCGTTTATCATCACGCAACCTGAATTTATGCGTAGAATGAAAGAAATGAGCCAGTCAGGTGGTGGCGGAATGTTTGGAATGGGTAATATGCCAGAAATGTACAATTTGGTAGTAAATACCAATTCTGATTTGGCAACCAACATCTTGAATACTGAAGATAAAACACATCAGGAACACTTGGTAAAACAAGCTTTGGACTTAGCTAAATTATCGCAAAATCTTTTAAAAGGAGAAGCTTTAACGGCGTTCGTAAAAAGAAGTTTTGAAATGATTAAATAA
- a CDS encoding DUF4369 domain-containing protein, with protein sequence MKKSIIAFVTLALLASCSKKESTDSLHLTGNIKGLKNGTLYIQRIVDTSLVAIDSIKIDGDSSFESNIKLESPEVLYLYLDRGVTNSLDNNILFFAEPGNINIDTNLDNFIFNAKITGSKNQELYDEFKKINSRFNDENLSMVESRFKAIKRQDQKAIDSIDTKQESNIKRKYLYTTNFALNNKDHEIAPYIALSEIYDINVKFLDTIQKSMTPKVAQSLYGKKLTKYVADIKKEQQK encoded by the coding sequence ATGAAAAAATCAATTATTGCTTTTGTTACACTCGCATTATTAGCATCTTGTAGCAAAAAAGAATCTACCGACAGCTTACACCTTACAGGAAATATAAAAGGATTAAAAAACGGGACTTTATATATTCAAAGAATCGTTGATACCTCTCTTGTAGCTATTGACAGTATCAAAATAGACGGAGACTCTTCTTTTGAAAGTAACATAAAACTGGAATCTCCTGAGGTACTTTATTTGTACCTGGATCGCGGAGTTACAAATTCATTAGACAATAATATTTTGTTTTTTGCAGAACCAGGCAATATCAATATCGATACTAACTTAGACAACTTTATCTTTAATGCAAAAATTACAGGGTCTAAGAATCAAGAACTATATGATGAGTTTAAAAAAATAAACTCTCGTTTTAATGATGAAAATCTTTCTATGGTTGAATCAAGATTTAAGGCCATAAAAAGACAAGATCAAAAAGCAATAGACAGCATCGACACCAAACAAGAATCTAACATCAAAAGAAAATACTTGTACACTACAAACTTCGCTCTAAACAATAAAGATCACGAAATTGCGCCTTATATTGCTTTATCTGAGATTTATGACATCAATGTTAAATTCCTTGATACAATTCAGAAATCAATGACCCCAAAAGTAGCACAATCTCTTTATGGAAAAAAATTAACGAAATATGTTGCTGACATTAAAAAAGAGCAACAAAAATAA
- a CDS encoding DUF5362 family protein: MEENSVFEKFELQLDQSAKDFLKETAKWAYFLSIVGFVGIGLIMLIAVFAGTFFAAMGSVIPGASAMGGSFGVVIGIVYFIIGAIYFFPVYYLFRFASNAKKAFRDNDTEALTSSFGYLKSHYKFLGIFTLAILVLYGLIFILSMFGALLGR, encoded by the coding sequence ATGGAAGAAAATTCAGTTTTTGAAAAATTTGAGTTGCAACTCGATCAATCTGCAAAAGACTTTTTAAAAGAAACCGCAAAATGGGCTTACTTTTTATCAATAGTAGGATTTGTAGGTATTGGACTTATCATGCTAATTGCAGTTTTTGCAGGAACCTTTTTCGCAGCAATGGGATCTGTTATTCCTGGAGCCAGCGCAATGGGAGGTTCTTTTGGGGTAGTAATAGGAATAGTGTATTTTATTATTGGAGCAATTTATTTCTTCCCTGTTTATTATTTATTCAGATTTGCATCTAATGCAAAAAAAGCTTTTAGAGACAATGATACCGAAGCATTAACCAGCTCTTTTGGGTATTTGAAATCTCATTACAAATTCCTTGGTATTTTTACGCTTGCTATTTTAGTATTGTACGGATTGATATTCATACTTTCTATGTTCGGAGCTTTGTTAGGAAGATAA
- a CDS encoding type I phosphomannose isomerase catalytic subunit, with the protein MNLKSYPLQFDPILKDRIWGGEKLKTILNKPITSKITGESWELSTVEGDVSVVSNGVLKGKSLMELIDEMPNEILGTKVYERFGKQFPLLFKYLDAREDLSIQVHPNDKLAKERHNSFGKTEMWYVTQADADARIIVGFKENSSKEEYLKHLEDKTLVSILDTVKAKAGDVFFLETGTVHAIGAGLVVAEIQQTSDITYRLYDFDRKDAQGNTRELHVDLALDAINYNKVETQKKYETKTNKSNVVVDCPYFTTNFIPLENKVEVAKPGETFTVYMCIEGSFEIEFEGFKQTYIKGDTVLVPAEINAFILNGKASILEIYIS; encoded by the coding sequence ATGAACCTAAAATCATACCCTTTACAATTTGATCCCATTCTTAAAGACAGAATCTGGGGAGGAGAAAAGTTGAAAACAATTTTGAATAAGCCCATTACTTCTAAAATAACCGGCGAAAGTTGGGAGTTATCAACCGTAGAAGGCGATGTAAGTGTTGTTTCTAACGGAGTATTGAAGGGAAAATCATTGATGGAACTTATTGATGAAATGCCAAATGAAATTCTGGGAACAAAAGTTTACGAACGGTTTGGAAAACAGTTTCCGTTACTTTTTAAGTATCTGGATGCTCGCGAAGATCTTTCGATACAAGTGCATCCAAATGATAAATTGGCAAAAGAACGTCATAATTCTTTTGGTAAAACCGAAATGTGGTATGTAACCCAAGCTGATGCTGATGCGAGAATCATTGTAGGTTTTAAAGAAAATTCAAGCAAAGAGGAATATTTAAAACATTTAGAGGATAAAACCCTGGTTTCGATTTTAGATACTGTAAAAGCAAAAGCTGGTGATGTTTTCTTTTTAGAAACCGGAACTGTTCATGCTATTGGTGCAGGATTAGTCGTAGCCGAAATTCAGCAAACATCTGATATCACGTATCGTTTATATGATTTTGATCGAAAAGATGCTCAGGGAAATACAAGAGAACTTCATGTAGATTTGGCACTTGATGCTATCAACTATAATAAGGTAGAAACGCAGAAGAAATACGAGACAAAAACTAATAAATCAAATGTAGTGGTTGATTGTCCTTATTTTACAACCAATTTTATTCCGTTAGAAAATAAAGTTGAAGTGGCTAAACCAGGAGAAACTTTTACCGTTTATATGTGTATCGAAGGAAGTTTTGAAATTGAATTTGAAGGATTCAAACAAACCTATATAAAAGGAGATACCGTTTTGGTTCCGGCTGAGATAAATGCATTTATTTTGAACGGAAAAGCTTCTATTTTAGAAATTTACATTTCATAG
- a CDS encoding peroxiredoxin encodes MSLKIGDIVPNFTAKDSHGEVFESQSVLGRKPLVIYFYPKDNTPGCTTEACSFRDQYEDFKDLGAEVIGISSDSVKSHQKFANKHQLPFILLSDQDKKLRHLFGVRDTLFGLLPGRVTYVIDRNGVVILIFDSLNAGKHIPKALETVKELVL; translated from the coding sequence ATGTCACTAAAAATAGGAGATATAGTTCCGAATTTTACTGCAAAAGATAGTCACGGAGAAGTTTTTGAAAGCCAAAGTGTTTTGGGGAGAAAACCTCTAGTGATTTATTTTTACCCAAAAGATAATACGCCAGGATGCACTACTGAAGCTTGCAGCTTTAGAGATCAATACGAAGATTTTAAGGATCTTGGTGCTGAAGTTATTGGTATAAGCAGCGATAGTGTAAAATCACATCAAAAATTTGCCAACAAACATCAGTTGCCTTTTATACTCTTATCTGATCAGGATAAAAAATTGCGACACCTTTTTGGGGTTCGCGATACTTTATTTGGTCTTTTGCCAGGAAGAGTAACGTATGTCATTGACAGAAACGGTGTTGTTATTTTGATTTTTGATAGTTTGAATGCCGGAAAACATATTCCGAAAGCGCTCGAAACTGTCAAAGAATTAGTATTGTAG